A stretch of the Acyrthosiphon pisum isolate AL4f chromosome A2, pea_aphid_22Mar2018_4r6ur, whole genome shotgun sequence genome encodes the following:
- the LOC100167291 gene encoding uncharacterized protein LOC100167291 gives MAVPFRMEPDPEVMRRHYLRIQDLLIQLMVQLRQLPSVMIGNSARPSVINYHDLSPQPDPLEERRRPWIQQRQSSEHRRRMREEQQRSEEQPPLLPDLVASCSQSAGPSHSAGPSHSVGPSHSAGPSHLAGPSHSAGPSHSAGPSHSAGPSHLAGPSHSAGPSQSAGPLQSAGPSQSASPPQSDSSLQSDSPPQSDNPPPQQQLQAQQQTAVEGEDKIAGAVKLQVAVCPTCYYGKERKLKVIAIAKLDENGNPIRWTNRDDEEPVVFENKSSKVKRRIMSLLQPSHIESSVLTAMFVIIGWKMFIKQ, from the exons ATGGCTGTACCGTTCAGAATGGAACCCGATCCTGAAGTTATGAGGCGTCATTATTTGCGAATCCAAGATCTGCTCATACAACTGATGGTACAGCTCAGGCAATTGCCCTCTGTAATGATCg GTAATTCGGCAAGACCTTCTGTCATAAACTACCATGATCTGAGCCCACAGCCGGATCCGTTGGAAGAGCGCCGCCGTCCTTGGATACAGCAACGACAAAGTTCGGAGCACCGCCGACGTATGCGCGAGGAACAGCAACGGAGCGAGGAACAGCCACCGTTGCTGCCCGACTTGGTCGCGTCGTGCTCGCAGTCGGCTGGTCCATCGCATTCGGCTGGTCCATCGCATTCGGTTGGTCCATCGCATTCGGCTGGTCCATCGCATTTGGCTGGTCCATCACATTCGGCTGGTCCATCGCATTCGGCTGGTCCATCGCATTCGGCTGGTCCATCGCATTTGGCTGGTCCATCGCATTCGGCTGGTCCATCGCAGTCGGCTGGTCCATTGCAGTCGGCTGGTCCATCGCAGTCGGCTAGTCCACCGCAGTCGGATAGTTCCCTGCAGTCGGATAGTCCACCGCAGTCGGATAATCCACCGCCGCAGCAGCAATTGCAGGCGCAGCAACAAACCGCGGTCGAAGGCGAGGACAAGATTGCCGGGGCCGTCAAGCTGCAGGTGGCCGTGTGCCCGACCTGCTATTATGGCAAAGAGCGCAAGCTGAAGGTGATCGCAATCGCCAAGCTGGACGAGAACGGCAATCCGATCCGCTGGACCAACCGCGAC GACGAAGAACCGGTGGTTTTCGAGAATAAGAGTTCAAAAGTAAAACGGCGAATCATGTCGCTGCTTCAGCCATCGCACATCGAATCGTCCGTACTCACAGCCATGTTCGTAATCATCGGCTGGAAAATGTTCATCaaacaataa